Proteins from a genomic interval of Lacticaseibacillus pabuli:
- a CDS encoding NFACT RNA binding domain-containing protein encodes MAFDGLFTHAVTKELATLLDGGKVSKIQQPYPNELVMTIRANGKNLPLLISANPQFARMQITKIPFKSPAVPSTFTMTMRKYLAAAKLTGITQVSNDRIVHMDFTTRDELGDDMQLRLIIEIMARHSNITLINVGTNRIIDLIRHVPADENRYRLLMPGADYVPAPAQDKLNPFTAKSSDYADLTDGSEKDVEVLAGNIQGRFQGLDRISARELATRVSRGIGGIAWQEFFAAFDKAEPTITTGKRMWFTAVPYGTLEGERTGYANISAMLDAFYAQRAERERVQAVGGSIIRVLKTNINRLENKLKKFDEGLAASERADELRLRGEILTTYLSQVPRGAKSVELPNYYDDMKPIKIRLQPDLGPNQNAQKYYTRYQKLRKSVSHINEQKAEANEELSYLQGILDLVDLAAPKDLEDIRTELQAAGNIRRPSKDKRKRPKVAKPDSFWASDGTHILVGKNNLQNDQLTLKTANKHDIWLHAKDVPGSHVIVESPDPSDKTLLEAANLAAYYSRSQHSGNVQVDYIEVKRIKKPNGAKPGYVIYTGQRTLVVTPDEALVNRMKTKPTL; translated from the coding sequence ATGGCATTTGACGGTTTGTTTACCCACGCGGTAACAAAAGAACTGGCCACCCTGCTCGATGGGGGGAAGGTCAGCAAGATTCAACAACCCTACCCCAACGAACTCGTGATGACGATTCGGGCCAATGGTAAAAACCTGCCGCTCTTGATTTCGGCGAACCCCCAGTTTGCGCGGATGCAGATTACCAAGATTCCGTTCAAGAGTCCTGCCGTGCCATCCACCTTCACGATGACGATGCGCAAGTACCTGGCCGCCGCTAAGTTGACGGGCATCACCCAGGTCAGCAATGACCGAATTGTGCACATGGATTTCACCACACGCGACGAACTCGGGGATGACATGCAGCTGCGGCTGATTATTGAAATCATGGCGCGGCACTCTAACATCACGCTGATTAACGTGGGCACGAACCGCATCATTGATTTGATTCGCCACGTGCCAGCGGATGAAAACCGCTACCGCCTGCTGATGCCGGGGGCCGACTACGTCCCTGCCCCAGCGCAGGACAAGCTGAATCCTTTCACTGCCAAGAGTAGCGACTACGCCGACTTGACGGACGGCAGCGAAAAGGACGTTGAGGTGCTGGCCGGCAACATTCAGGGCCGGTTCCAAGGGCTGGACCGCATTAGCGCCCGCGAACTAGCCACCCGTGTTTCCCGCGGGATTGGCGGCATTGCGTGGCAGGAATTCTTCGCCGCGTTCGATAAGGCGGAGCCAACTATTACGACCGGCAAGAGGATGTGGTTCACTGCGGTGCCATACGGGACGCTTGAGGGTGAACGCACCGGTTATGCCAACATTTCCGCGATGCTTGACGCCTTCTACGCCCAGCGTGCTGAGCGCGAACGCGTGCAGGCGGTCGGCGGCAGTATTATCCGGGTGCTCAAGACGAACATTAACCGGCTGGAAAATAAGCTCAAGAAGTTTGACGAAGGCCTGGCCGCCAGTGAGCGTGCCGATGAACTTCGTCTCCGCGGTGAAATCCTGACGACCTATCTGAGCCAGGTGCCACGCGGGGCTAAGTCGGTTGAACTGCCCAATTACTACGACGACATGAAGCCAATCAAGATTCGCCTGCAGCCAGACCTAGGTCCCAACCAAAACGCACAGAAATATTACACGCGGTACCAGAAACTCCGCAAATCGGTGAGCCATATTAACGAGCAGAAGGCCGAGGCGAATGAGGAACTGAGCTACTTGCAAGGTATCCTGGACCTCGTTGATCTCGCCGCCCCAAAGGATTTGGAAGACATCCGCACTGAATTGCAGGCGGCTGGCAACATTCGGCGCCCATCCAAGGATAAGCGCAAGCGGCCAAAAGTTGCTAAACCTGATTCCTTCTGGGCCAGCGATGGCACGCACATTCTGGTCGGGAAAAACAACTTGCAGAACGATCAGCTCACCTTGAAGACCGCGAACAAACACGACATCTGGCTCCACGCCAAGGATGTCCCCGGCTCCCACGTTATCGTCGAATCACCGGACCCAAGCGATAAGACCTTGCTTGAAGCCGCGAACCTGGCAGCCTATTACTCCCGCTCCCAGCATTCCGGGAACGTGCAAGTTGACTACATTGAGGTCAAGCGGATTAAGAAGCCAAACGGGGCCAAGCCTGGGTACGTGATTTACACGGGTCAGCGCACGCTGGTGGTTACCCCGGATGAAGCGCTTGTCAACAGAATGAAGACCAAACCAACGCTGTAA
- a CDS encoding DegV family protein: MTKIAIVTDSTAYLTDQQAKDNNITVVPIPVILDGTVYDEGKDITPDEYYAKLKAAKTFPSTSQPPLGEMITLYENLRNEGYTDIISIHLANTISGFQQTLRNTVSEIKGVNITVYDSQITVMLMGWLVLEAARMAREGSTVKDIIARLDDLRSTIDEYFIVNDIQNLVRGGRLSNAAGFVAGMLRIKPLLTFDPDTDKIVAIEKIRSLKRAYARVETLFDEALSNIDYPVRALVIHANDPEEAERWKADLQAKHPDINFEISFFGPVIGTHLGEKAIALAWMKDFTKA, encoded by the coding sequence GTGACGAAGATAGCAATTGTAACTGACAGTACCGCGTACCTAACGGATCAACAAGCCAAAGACAACAACATTACCGTGGTACCTATCCCTGTTATCCTGGACGGGACTGTCTACGATGAAGGAAAAGACATCACTCCTGACGAATACTACGCTAAGCTCAAGGCGGCAAAGACCTTCCCTAGCACGAGTCAGCCACCACTTGGCGAAATGATTACCCTGTACGAAAATTTGCGGAACGAGGGCTACACGGACATCATCAGTATCCACCTAGCCAACACGATTTCCGGTTTTCAGCAAACACTCCGCAACACCGTGTCCGAAATCAAGGGTGTGAACATCACCGTTTACGATTCTCAGATTACGGTCATGCTGATGGGCTGGCTGGTTCTGGAAGCCGCCCGCATGGCACGTGAGGGCAGCACCGTGAAGGACATCATCGCACGTCTGGACGACCTGCGGAGCACCATCGACGAATACTTCATCGTGAACGATATCCAGAACCTCGTGCGTGGTGGTCGTTTGTCTAACGCGGCTGGCTTCGTGGCGGGTATGCTGCGGATTAAGCCACTTCTGACCTTTGACCCCGACACGGATAAGATTGTCGCCATTGAGAAGATCCGTTCACTCAAGCGCGCTTATGCCCGCGTTGAGACGCTCTTTGACGAAGCACTGTCGAACATTGATTATCCCGTCCGTGCGCTCGTCATCCACGCCAACGACCCAGAGGAGGCTGAACGCTGGAAGGCGGACTTGCAAGCCAAGCACCCAGACATCAACTTTGAGATTTCTTTCTTCGGTCCAGTTATCGGGACCCATTTAGGCGAAAAGGCGATTGCCTTGGCTTGGATGAAAGACTTCACAAAGGCCTAA
- a CDS encoding NUDIX hydrolase — protein MIEFKPSKGTIKSETTAYKGPIFSVKKLQIDTPDGLSVERDLIDHSAAVVILALTKDGKQALLGREYRVGVNREAISLPAGLVNAGEAPDAAARRELAEETGYVVQDLRRLLTITSSEGMTNEVQYCYVATIDPAQRTAKHFDKDEFVTTELVTLDDMVAAIGAGQITSAQTIATVMTYLHELDHK, from the coding sequence ATGATCGAATTTAAACCAAGCAAGGGTACCATTAAATCAGAAACCACTGCCTACAAAGGCCCCATCTTTAGCGTGAAAAAGTTGCAAATTGACACCCCCGATGGCTTATCCGTCGAGCGCGATCTCATCGACCATTCTGCCGCCGTCGTCATCTTGGCGCTCACAAAAGACGGCAAACAGGCACTGCTCGGCCGTGAATACCGGGTCGGCGTCAATCGGGAGGCTATCTCACTGCCAGCAGGTCTGGTCAACGCCGGAGAGGCCCCTGACGCCGCTGCCCGCCGTGAATTGGCTGAGGAGACCGGGTACGTAGTCCAGGACCTCAGACGGCTACTCACCATTACCTCAAGCGAGGGTATGACCAACGAGGTGCAGTACTGCTACGTGGCGACAATTGACCCGGCGCAGCGCACTGCCAAACATTTCGACAAGGATGAGTTCGTCACCACCGAGCTCGTTACGCTGGACGACATGGTGGCAGCCATCGGTGCAGGGCAGATTACTTCAGCGCAAACCATTGCGACCGTGATGACCTACCTGCACGAACTGGACCACAAATGA
- a CDS encoding HAD family hydrolase has protein sequence MSPYTVFMDIDGTLVGHSQYPSKRVVDTIAKYRAEGHRFFIASGRPLFSAEFMADRIGPNLDIICSNGTVSRIDGKVEAKHLSTNALEGIWRVANKYQLTVHFFTLDNVLNFTPVVKEISEDGKHRIAGEDPNKRVAIKTLEQLRSQSGRIINAIAIESDLEKVSRARTEMNTLTGVHASSSNVDNIEITAHGVNKAAAILRVCKEMNQPMSRTMAFGDGSNDLEMLKTVHYGIAMGNANDEVKAATKFHTTDLEHDGVAVALDKYLGRRDEI, from the coding sequence ATGTCACCTTATACTGTATTTATGGATATTGATGGGACACTGGTTGGACACAGCCAGTACCCATCTAAACGCGTTGTCGACACGATTGCGAAGTATCGTGCTGAGGGACACCGCTTCTTCATTGCCAGTGGCCGACCATTGTTTTCTGCTGAGTTCATGGCCGATCGTATCGGACCCAACTTGGATATCATTTGCTCCAACGGCACGGTTAGCCGCATTGACGGTAAGGTTGAGGCTAAACATCTCTCCACTAACGCGTTGGAAGGCATTTGGCGGGTGGCAAACAAGTATCAGTTAACCGTCCACTTCTTTACACTGGATAACGTATTGAACTTTACACCTGTCGTTAAGGAAATCTCTGAGGATGGTAAACACCGCATTGCCGGTGAGGACCCTAACAAACGAGTGGCCATCAAAACATTGGAACAGTTGCGTTCTCAAAGCGGCAGGATTATTAATGCAATCGCCATTGAGTCCGATCTGGAAAAGGTATCGCGTGCCAGAACCGAGATGAACACCCTAACCGGCGTCCACGCTTCTAGCTCGAACGTCGATAATATCGAGATTACGGCGCACGGCGTTAACAAGGCCGCCGCGATTCTCCGCGTTTGCAAGGAAATGAACCAGCCAATGTCACGAACGATGGCGTTCGGCGACGGTTCTAACGACCTGGAGATGCTCAAAACCGTCCACTACGGGATCGCAATGGGTAACGCGAACGATGAGGTGAAAGCTGCCACCAAGTTCCATACGACTGATTTAGAGCATGACGGTGTGGCCGTTGCGCTTGATAAGTATCTCGGCCGTCGCGACGAAATTTAA